The genomic DNA AATTTGAGAAAAAGTAATTTCTCAAATTTTTTGTTCAAATTATAGAGTTCACAATAATTTTTTACTAAAgactttttctagttctattgaCTAATGCAACAGTGAGTCATTCATTCAATACAGTTAATAAATAGTTTCACTGGGATATAAATTATGAATTGTACCTTTGTTCTTTGGTGGTCGAGATTGAGTGTTGGGCTTTGCATGTCCTAAGCATATGCTCAGCACTTGCTCTACCACCGGGGTATATTCCAGCCTCAATTTAGCTTTGACAGGCAGGTTTTTGGGGTATTcaattgtggttttttttttagacagtgcCTTGTTATGTCATTCAAGCTGGCCTCAATGTATGAATTGCATTCATACACAATGCAAATGTGTATGTCCACATGTATGTGAAGTTTTGCCATTGTTGGCAACTATGTTGGAACCAACAGTGGTTAATGCTGCAATAGCTGTACAATGTATTTTTACATTCACAATGTTGTACGTCTATCACTATTTCCAAAACTGTCTCAATACACTGAGTAGAAAGTCTGTGACTGTTAAGGAGTAATTCCCCACTCACCTTTTCTACTTCTGAATTTACCTATTCTAGATATGtcatatgtagggagacactgtagccccgcctcctagtagcccctacaggtatgcctggccacgcccatgagggcgtggtcagaggagGTCAAAGATGATTCGggaacaattcttaagggacccaGCACGAGTggatagccccttctctctggccacgctagcttgcgacctctgggcacgctctggcttgtgtttgggctggtgtttatgtgaataaagaaatcttagccttatggactacagatcatctttgagcgcacacaTCACATAATACTCAACACTCATATAAGATGGATTATATGATGCTGTTCTCTTTTGTCTGGCTTAGTTCACTAGCATAATATTTTCAAAGCTTATCTTTCAGAACATTGTTTTTATACTATTTCATTGTATAATAtactacattttgttttcttagtcaTATGTTGGTAGATGCTGGTTATTTATACCTTTTGGATACCATGAACCATGTCAGAACCAACTGTTAATGCTGCTATGGCTATACAAGTATCTGTTGGAATTTCTGCTTGCATTTTGGAGGATACATAACCTGCCTCCCCCAAAGCAGAATTGCTGGGTCATTGTCATCTGGTTGttcttcatttatgttttaaaagaaatgtactacatgtatgcatgtgttgggtgtgtgtgtaacatgaCATGTGTAcgtaggtcaaaggacaacttgtgagaagCTGTTTTGTTCTAATACCATGTGAGTCCCAAGGATTGAATGCAGGTCATTAGATTTGGTGGCAGGTGCcattactcactgagtcatcttgctaggaatctttgtttactttttaaggaATTATCAAACTTTTCCCACAGTATCTGTaccattctgttttattttactaactttttcattacattttattcattgtgagggcacatgtatgagtgtgtgccatTGTGCAAGTGTGAGAGTCAGAGGACTTACACGTAAGTGTtacttctttccttctatcatgtggatcctgcagcttgaactcaggttgtagACTTGGCAGCAGCACTTTTACCCACCTACTGGATCATCTTGCtggtttccattttatattttttctggcAATGTATGAGCTTTCCATTTTTTCACCACTTCTTTTTCCTATCATGCTGTTTCttattcctgtctctgtctctcttgtgtgtgtgttcaagcctACAGCTTCATGTATACCAGACAAATGGCTGTACTCTGAGTTGTGCTCCAGTCCCCGCCCACCCTTCATTATAGCCCTTCTAGTGGGTATGAAGACGTGTTCATTGTGCTTTTGACTTGCACATCTCTAGTTGTTAATAACAGTGAACATTTGACATGACTTGGCTAATAGATTATATCTGTGAAGGTAAGGAAAGAGGGCACATACAGTTTTAAGAATGATTTGTAGGTTTTTAGATTAAATTGCTGTGCATGTAAGTATGACAGAAAAAGATACAGAGAAGATAGATTTGGAGATTTTGGGTGCCTGCTAAGTTGGAGATACCTGCAAAGTACTTAAAGCCAAGGATGAGACTAGGTAATATGTACACTTAGAGAATAAGAAGTCTGAAAAACAGCCCTGGCTTGCTCCCAGGACTCAGAAGCTGGATTCAGAAGGTGTGATCAATAAAAGCAGACTATGCAGATGCTACCAGCAGGACAGAAAACCATGACAATGTAACAGGAAAGCAGGTTAGCTTTTGTTGCTAAGGTCTAGATATTACAAGTACCTACTGCATTAACACTGGAACCCATGAATAGTTGCATTGTGGCTAGATGTGCTGAAACCAGCTTTTAGTGAGCTGAAACATGATGTTCACAGTACATCAAGGTAAATCCCAGGGCTAGGGAAGTCGTTTAGTTCGTATTTCACAGCATAGTTGCTTAGCATTAGTAAAGTCTTAGTTTCATCTCCAGCATTGTGtaaagctgggcctggtggaacatgcctgtaatactacctagcacttgggagttgaggaggaagatcagaagtttgaggtcatccttggctacataacaacATAACAAGTTTGAAGCTATCTGGGCTCCTCTTGATCCTGTTGCAAAAGAACAAACCAGTTTcagggagcagaaatattgacaTTGAAATCAAAGCCAAGCTGAgcagggtggcacatgcctatagcCCTGCTACTTGGGAGTTTGGGGTgaaaggatcatgagtttgaggcctgtctgaTATGCATCATAAGACTATTGGgggtaagaagaagaaaaaaatgaaggaaggaaaagagccagacatggtggctcacatataTCATCCTAGTATTTTGGAGACCAAGGAAAGAGAATTGTAGGtccagggctacataacaagacctgCTTCAATGAACCAAGCCAATGAACCAAGCCTAGATGCATTGTGACCTCGGAGCTGTGAATGATCTCAAACAACTATAAAGGCAAACTAAGACATAAGGAGAGTGTGGTTTAGGGGGGCAGGGATGCATTTTGAGAGACATATCTGAAAAAAGTGTATCAAACCAAGTGAGGAAACAGGCCCCACACATAACCAGCAACAAGTACCTAGAATTACAGAGACCTACAGCACAGTAAGAAAGAGACAGCAAGTTGTGAGAAAAGATCTAGAAGGGTAATTCTCAGAGGAGGAAACATACCTGGCTGGGCTGAGTGTGTGCAGGTTAATGGCAGATGAAGAATGACTGTAACAGGCCATTTTACTAGATCTTGACTTATGCTACAAGAGACAAGTTGAGCTAGTAGTAGTTCAGTTTCCTGTTGTTTATAGCAATCCCACTCCCTAGCTCATTTGCCTTCTTTTTATGATTAATGTCTTCACAATTATTAATTGACAGGATGGctgaggaataaataaaattcagagttttagAAAGTTACTACAATAAAAGAATACTTGTTTGATTAATAATTTGAGCTTTTGGTTATCAGaaatgcatttgtatgtgtgcatgtgtacttacatagtcttttcctttgttttatcacacacacacacacacacacacacacagctttttatgtgtgtgtttgtgttcatctGCATGTAATTGcatcacatatgtgcctggtgtctgcagaggtcagaagatggcactGCATCTGGTTGTGAACcacagtgtaggtgctgggaatggaatcctggtcctctgtgagagtagccagtgctcttgactgctgagctgtctctccagctcctacatACTCAATCTTGTTATTTTCTAGAACAAAAGAGTTTAAAGATAATGATATCAATATGCTACTTTgtaatatttaacatttaaacAATCTGTATCAAGAAGTATGTTTTATACTGAAAAATATCCCAGTgtagcacattttcctgttttttagAGATTtagccatgtgtggtggtgcatgccttaatcccaacattagggaggcagtctacatagagaaaccctgtctcaaacaacaaaaaaggctttattttaaaattttaattttgagagagagagaaggagggagggggagagagagagagagagagagagagagagagagagagagagagagagagagagagagtttgtctTTGTACCTAAGTGCAGGTGCTCCTGAAGGTCAGAAGTGTCAGATCCACttgaagttggagttacaggtgtcttTGAGCCACCCAGTCTGgggactgggaatcaaactctggtcctctacaagagcaatactTTCTCCTAatttctgagctatctctcccgTCCCCACTGTTGTATTTTAAAGTGAGAAAACTGAGGCCTATAGAGAAGGAGCTTGTGACTTCTTTGAAGATACTTTGACTGATTTTCCCCCAATTTGTTTATTCTAGAGTGTAGTGTGAGAACACTGAACCGAGTACTGCATGATGAAATTCTTAATAAGCCCATGGAAACACTTAAGCTTGCTATTCCATCAGGGATATATACACTTCAGAATAATTTACTCTATGTGGCACTGTCCAACCTAGATGCAGCTACTTATCAGGTACCTAAGTATATTTCTAATCGCccttttacaaaacaaacaaaaaaattcaaacattaataatactgctgttttctttttttaggttaCATATCAGTTGAAAATACTTACCACAGCGTTATTTTCTGTGTCTATGCTTGGTAAAAAATTAGGTGTGTACCAGTGGCTCTCCCTAGTAATTCTGATGGCAGGAGTTGCTTTTGTGCAGGTAACTATTCAGGATAAGTATGCCTTTCATTTCTGTTACAGTTTGAAAACCTGACTTATTTTGCATGGAGAATATGGTTCCATTACTTGTTCAAGCAAGTAAATGCTGACAGATAGTTTTTTATGGCTCCCTGTCAGCAAATATCATATTGAGAGTATGtgatataaataagtaaacacaTGAATGAAATTTTCATAGTAAAGAACTGAACAGTTGGGTTGTGGCATAGCTTGCTGGCAGGGGGCTTGCTTTGGTCctcagtaccacacacacacacacagttatgtTTTGTAGCCGTGGCTGGCCTGGGTCTTCCTTTGCAGATGAGTCTGTCTTCAAACTCTGGTAACTCTCCTgactgccttctgagtgctgagattacagacatggcatgtgccaccatgcctgacttttcttttttaaatttatttgtatgtgtctgtctgtgagtgtatgcatatatgtgtagagGCAAGACGAGAGGGCATTGGGTGTCCTCTATCATTCTCTGCCAGTTCTCTTAAGACAGAGCCTCTCCCTGAACCTTTTCATGGGTAGgggaagccagcaagccccagtgagcTTCCTATTTCTGCCTTCTTCTGAGCGGACCTTACAAGTATGTACAGGACACACAACCTGTTAAGTGAGTTTTCAGACCCAAGTTGTGGTCCTTGTTATTGCACAGCacatgcccttaactgctgagctaattctaaagatatatatatctccatctttaaattttttaaaaactttttatgtatgtttgtaagTCTGCATGAGTTTATACTACGTAATGCAGGAgcccatggaaaccagaacatgtcggatcccctggaactggagttacaaatagttgtgagctgaaatgtgggtgccaggaacaaagcccagatcctttgcaagagcaacagctGTTGCTTAAACAGCTgttctatctctccagcccatgtgagaaggtttcactatgtagccttgaactcaccatcaTCTGCTTCAGCCTTGAGATattgggattgtaggtgtgaaCCAGaatgcaagagagagagaaaaaggaaagaacagtcTAAGAAATTAAGACATGGCACAATGAAActtatctcaaaaccaaaccaaaccaaaccaaaagacagcatataaaagaaagaagctaAAGTTTTATGAGAACAGTGGAACCTCTGAGATGATTTGTGCACCTCTGATCCCTTTAACAACTACTGTCTTTATTGATACTGTTGTTTCTAACTCtcacagctttctttttttttttttagaaagaaaattattttacatgtcaatcccaggtccctctctctcccctcctcccctgccactcccgccccaactaaaaccctacctatcccatactctttctgctccccaggcagggtgaggccttccatgggggggggtctttaatgtgtatcatattctttgggatagggcctaggccagcccccttgtgtctaggctcagggagtatccctccatttgggatgggctcccgaagtccattcctatgctagggataaatactgatccctactacgagaggccccatagatttccaaggtctcctcactgacacctacattcagggggtctggatcagttccatgcttgtttcccagctattagtctgggaaccaagagctcccccttgttcaggtcagctgtttccctgattttcaccagcctggtatggaccctttgctcatctctcagAGCTTCTAATGATTGCTTATTCTTATTCTTCATGGAGTCATTGTCCCCAGCTTTTACGTTccttttttattgtgtgtgtgtgtgtgtgtgtgtgtgtgtgtgtgtgtgtatgtgtacttgctAGCAGTGTAAGATAGCAGCTACACTAATAGTAGAGACCTAGAATGTTTCTATCCTCACAGAAGGCATACTGGGTAGATACACGGGAGAGGGCAAGGGAGAAAGAGGACAGTTTTTAACAGTCAAGGAATTAGTCCTCACTATCCTGTTGATGCAGTGAAGGCAAACTGAGTAGGAAGTGAATCTTTCATTGTTAAAGATGTttaaggggactggagagatgactcagcagttaagaatattgactgctcttccacaggacccaggttcagttcccagcatccacatggtggctcacaaatgtctgtgaCTGTAGTTCCAGGGGTGTAGTTCCAACACCCttacacaggtatacacacaggcaaaaacaccaatgcacataaaagtgaaaataaataaataattttttgaaacagtgtttaaacttgtgtggtggcacatacttataatcccctcacttggaaggctgaggcaggaggattgctgtgagttaaAGCTATCCAGGACCATGATAACATATTCCCGTACTCCCACCACCAAAAACCTATTTAACATTGAAAAGTTTCTGGTAACTatgaaaagtattattttaacACTACAGGACATAAAGAGAGATAAATTCAGATGTAACAAGTAGATAGATGACTTCAACACCTAACTGTCAGCAATAGGTAGATAATTAACAAAAGTAATCAATAGACTTGAATTAAACCATATAGTAGAGCAAACATACTTTTCTGGTAGATACAGAATGTTCTATCTAAAGGTAAAGAATACAGATTCTTAGATGTGGAATTTTCTCCAAAATCGATCACGTTTTAGGTCAAAAGACAAATGTGAAAGACagagaataaattaaataaaacctcCTTCCATCGCCTCCcccataaaaaaacaaacctgtGGGAAAAATAATATGTGGGTAATATAACTGAGGAATATTTCAGCTACTTCTATATAGAACCACAAAAGACCATGCATAGCCAAATCAGTCCTAAGTAAAAATAGCAATACTAGTCATGCATGGTTGTTCATGCTTATAATCTTAGCatgacaggaggattgccatgagtttgaagccatcttggGCTACCTCGTGAATTCTAGGCTGGTATAGGATACAGTGTGAGATCGTGCCTCCACCTGCCCTCTACCCCATCCACAAAGCAATGCTGGAGGTATCACAGTACCTGATTTCAAATTATGCTTTAGAGCAGTGacaataaaaatagcatggtactggcacaaaaacagacttgTAGGCCAATGGATGAAAAGAGAGGTGTCAGAAATAAACCCATGCTGCCACAGGTACTTGAGTTTTGACAGAGGTTATAAAGCATACATTGGAGAACagagcctcttcaacaaatggtgctcagAAGCTATACATATACATCCACAGTGCAAGACTAAGACTAGCCCACTCTGTCTCACCCAGTGCAGAGCTCCATTCCAAATGGATTGAAGACTTTAACCTAAGCCCTTGGAGACTAAAAGGGAACAGAGATAATGAATGGATGGAGTTTTTGATAGATCCCAATACCAGGAAACAGTAGCAAGAATTGACAATATGATTGCATGAAATGTAAAAGCTGCTtgacaaagaaaacaacagatgGAAGAGACTCCTTTGGAGGAGGAATGGGTGTTTACTAGTTCTTCATCAGTCTGGATTAATATCCACttatataaagaattcaataaccaaccaaccaaaagtCCCAAGCCTATCAATAATCAGGCAAGTGAACACAGCAGATAGCTcttaaaagaaatacaagtaGCTAGTGAATGTACCTAAAATGCTcatcatctgttttgttttgaggcaggatttctctgttgtagccttgactatcctggaatcactttgtagaccaggctggtctttgcctcctgagtgctgggattaaaggcgtgaaccaccgccaccaccacccagctatgttCAGCATCTTTAGTtgttagggaaatgtaaatcaaaactattttgatatTACATTTCACCCTAATCAGAATGGCTGTTGGTGGGGATGATAGGGAAATCAATCTTTGTACACCTCTGGTTAGAATATAATTGAGAGCAGCCAGTTGGAAAATAGTATGGAGATTCCTCCATGGGAAGATATTCAttttacctctgtgtgtgtgtgtgtgtgtgtgtgtgtgtgtgtgtggagagggagggggggtcTCATGAGTATCACagcacatgtagaggtcaaagaacagcttggtggagtcagttctccttccacctttatgtttATGTGCGGTACAGAgattgaactctggttgtcagaCTTGCATAGTGAGCACTTTCTCCACCGAACCGTCTCAGTTACTAAAAATAATACCATATGATCTAGCTATACCATTTCAAAGTAGACTCTTGAACACATTACTGagatactaattttttttttgcaggattGTTCACAATAGTTATGGAATCAGGCTAagtagtggtggcatacacctttaataccagcactcaggagacagaggcaggcagatctctgtgagttcgagaccagcttggtctacaagagctagttccaggccagcctccaaagccacagagaaaccctgtctcgaaaccaccccctccccccaaaatagtTATGGAAttagcctagatgcccatcactGTGTGTATGGATAATATAAATGtggtgtatatatacacaatggaattttatttatccataaaaaaggaaattatacaAAATGTAGAACTGGAGGTCATTGTGTTAAACAAATTAGAATAGACtcaaacaaataatatttttttgaatttgaaaaatCTAGATTAGGGGCTATGtctggtggtgtacatctttaaccccagtactagggaggcagtggcaggtggatccctgagtttgaggccagcatggtctacagagtgagttccaggacactcagggatacatagagaaacccagtcatggagagagagagacagaaaactctaaattaaatatgaaaataaaaaggacCCACAGACAATGTGTAACAATAGTTCAAAGGTGTCAGTTGATACACCGTGGTCAGTAATGTACAAATCATATGAGTGCCATGTCTGGTACAGTAACTTTacagtcttttattttctgtttttttagatttatttattatgtatataatattctatcggcatgccagaagaggacaccagatctcattatagatggttgtgagccaccatgtggttgctgggaattgaactctggacctctggaagagcagcctatgcttgtaacctttgagccatctctccagcccccagtcttTCATTTTCCTTGTAGTGTTTGTGGTTCCTGTCCCACTAGCTTGTCTTTTTACTATGGTTGTTTTAGCTTTTCTTCTTACATCTGTGTGTGCTTTTGCTGGAGCAGCACAGTggtgcacttgtggaggtcagcagACAGCTTGTGAGAGTTGCTTCTCTCCATCTACCATGATCCCAaggatcagactcaggttgtcagtcttggctgCAAGTgtcctacccactgagccatgtcaatGCCCTCTtcagtgttgtttttatttttattcagtggCCTTCAGATTCTCAAGAACTGCACTCCAAAGAACTTTCAACTGGCTCACAGTTTGTAGGCCTCATGGCAGTTCTCACAGCTTGTTTTTCGAGTGGCTTTGCTGgagtttattttgaaaaaatcttaaaagaaacaaaacaatcagtATGGATAAGAAACATTCAACTTGGTAAGTTTTAAAGgctttcttatgtttttttaattaatgttttttcttatttattttacatacctaccagtttttcttcttcttcccctcctgctCACTTCCCCCACATCCCATCTTACCACCTCCCCCCATTCACTTCTTGTCTTCATTAAGAAAGGGGCAGGACTCCCATGGGCATTAACAAAGCGTGGCACActaagttgaagcaggaccaagctcctcccatGCATCAAGGATGGATGAAGCAACCCAGAAttgggaataggttcccaaaagccagttcaatTTCGAGGGACAGGTCCTCATCCCACTGCTGGGAGCCTggcaaacagaccaagctatacaactgtcatacacatgtagagggcctaggttggtcccatacaggctccctgactGTTCGTTCAGAGTCCATCAtctcccatgagctcaggtcagctgtcttcaTGGGTTCCCCAGTCATGATCTTGAtcccctggctcatacaatccctcctcgCTCACTTCAACAGGACGTCTGGAGCTCAgcccaatgcttggctgtggatctctgcatctgcttccatcagttattggatgaaggctctctgataataattagggtagtcaccaatctgattacagaagaaggccagttcaggcgccctctccattattgctgggagtcttagcaTGGTCCTctatgtggattcctgggagtttccttggcaccaggtttctccctaacctggAAATGCACCCCTCCTTCAAGAAATCTCTTTAATTACTCTCCCTGCTTTGTCCAGGGAGAGTAACTTGGGGGTTGCTTTGTCCCAACCCCCAACCCAGTCCCTCATGTTCATGTACACCCCCAACCCTACCcttgcccccagtttacccaggagataaCTTCTTCTAACAataatttcccattttttttctttggtttttcaagacagggtttctccatgtggcactggctgtcctggaacttgctctgtagatcacagagatcaacctgcctctgcttcctgagttctgggattacaggcatgtgccaccaccacctggctgagtgaaatatttttttgtttgttttgttttgttttgttgtttttcgagacagggtttctctgtgattttggaggctgtcctggaactagctcttgtagactaggctggtctcaaactcacagagatccacctgcctctgcctcccgagtgctgggattaaaggcgtgcgacaccaacgcccggcataaataatttttgtttgtttttcgagacagggttctcactccagagaccaggctggtctcgaactcacagagatccacctagcctctacctcccaattgctgggattaaaggcgtgcaccaccaccgcccagtactgaatgaaatatttttaaagtattcaaatttcatcaaaaagaaattgTTAAGTTGTGCAGGCCCCTAGCCACAGtactgggagactgaggcaagaaaaGCAAGAGTTCCAGCCCAGTTCATGCTACGTGctaagttgcaggacagcctccagtgcAAACCAGGACCCTGCCAATTGGAACAGGGGGAGGAGACTGGgttgtcaacaacaacaacaaaaaatcatttCTCAGGAAAACTGCCATATAACCtatgttttactttcttttaggTTTCTTTGGGAGTATATTTGGATTAATGGGTGTATATGTTTATGATGGAGAATTGGTATCAAAGAATGGATTTTTTCAGGGATATAATCAACTGACGTGGATAGTTGTTGTTCTGCAGGTAAAGAATATTGCTTCAGTGCAGAGAGTTAAAGTGGCTACTGGTGTGCTGGTATTTAAGGGGTAGGGTCCTTCCTATTTTCATAATACCTACTTTATTCAGGGAAGTTACAATACAGCTGTTCTTAATGCCCAATGAAAACTGACTTTGAAAGGGGTCATGAATAAAACTCCATGGTTTTATTGCCATGAAATAATTGCCATTATTTCAATGCCATGAAAATGCAAGTgtttaattattgttgttgttgttacttctagatttatttacttttatgtatattagtgttttgtctgcatgtatgtatgttcaccaaatatgtgcttggtgcccatgtTTGTTAGAAGAGgggtcatatcccctggaactagagttacaaatggttctGTGCCACTAAAGTGAATGCTggtaaccaaactcaggtcctatggaagagcagccactgctcttaatcGATGAATCATCTTTTAAGTTCCATGAAAATGTAAGTTTAAGAATTAAGTAGTTACATGACATAGTGACAtgcaccattaatcccagcactctggaggcagaggcaaatggatctctgtgagttcaaggccagcctgatctacagaacaaactccaggacagccaagattacatagataccctgtctcaaaaaaaaaaaaaaaattagtcaaaaCTAATTAAAGGCGAAAGcttttaatcatagcactcaggaggtagaggcaggcggatctctgtgagttcgagaccagcctggtctacaagagctagttctaggacagcctccaagccacagagaaaccctgtttcaaccccccccaaaaaaaactaagAGTAAATATAACTTTCAATTTTTCTGCTACAATTATCATTGTATAGAAAAGTCATGGTCAGCCCTTTAAAGATGGAAGGAGCCAATGGAGATAATTATACAAGTTTTTAAACTTCGTTTCATATTTAAATGTTAGAACATTTCTGTCAAATTTCTTCAAGTGTGAATATGGTTTTAATTGTTTAAGAGTTGAATAATTTCGGCCTGGcggtggtgttgcacgcctttagttatagtattcgggaggcagaggcaggcagatgtctgagttccagaccagcctggtctacgagagctagttctgggacagcctccaaagccacagagaaaccatgcttcgaaaaacaaaacaaaacaaaacagagttgaATAATTTCATCTCCAAAAGTATGTCTTGacattttggaaaatataaaaatgaaggaagaagtgATTTTCTTCAGTGCCTACTTT from Cricetulus griseus strain 17A/GY chromosome 1 unlocalized genomic scaffold, alternate assembly CriGri-PICRH-1.0 chr1_0, whole genome shotgun sequence includes the following:
- the Slc35a3 gene encoding UDP-N-acetylglucosamine transporter, with the translated sequence MSANLKYLSLGILVFQTTSLVLTMRYSRTLKEEGPRYLSSTAVVVAEFFKIMACIFLVYKDSKCSVRTLNRVLHDEILNKPMETLKLAIPSGIYTLQNNLLYVALSNLDAATYQVTYQLKILTTALFSVSMLGKKLGVYQWLSLVILMAGVAFVQWPSDSQELHSKELSTGSQFVGLMAVLTACFSSGFAGVYFEKILKETKQSVWIRNIQLGFFGSIFGLMGVYVYDGELVSKNGFFQGYNQLTWIVVVLQALGGLVIAAVIKYADNILKGFATSLSIILSTVISYFWLQDFVPTSVFFLGAILVIAATFLYGYDPKPAGNPIKA